The following are from one region of the Staphylococcus schleiferi genome:
- the fdaB gene encoding class IIb fructose-bisphosphate aldolase FdaB: MPLVSMKEMLIDAKENGYAVGQYNLNNLEFTQAILQASQEENAPVILGVSEGAARYMGGFYTVVKMVEGLLHDYQITIPVAIHLDHGSSFDKCKEAIDAGFTSVMIDASHESFEDNVAITSKVVEYAHERGVSVEAELGTVGGQEDDVVADGVIYADPIECQNLVKATGIDTLAPALGSVHGPYKGEPNLGFKEMEEIGVSTGLPLVLHGGTGIPTHDIKKAISFGTAKINVNTENQIASAKRVREVLDQDKEVYDPRKYLGPAREAIKETVIGKIREFGTSNKADNIKG, encoded by the coding sequence ATGCCTTTAGTTTCAATGAAAGAAATGTTAATCGATGCAAAAGAAAATGGTTATGCAGTTGGGCAATATAACCTAAACAACTTGGAATTTACACAAGCTATCTTACAAGCTTCACAAGAAGAAAATGCACCTGTTATTCTTGGTGTTTCAGAAGGTGCAGCTAGATATATGGGTGGTTTTTACACAGTTGTCAAAATGGTTGAGGGACTATTACATGACTACCAAATCACAATTCCAGTGGCTATTCACTTAGACCATGGTTCAAGTTTTGACAAATGTAAAGAAGCAATTGATGCTGGTTTTACTTCAGTTATGATTGATGCTTCACATGAATCATTTGAAGATAACGTAGCAATTACTTCTAAAGTAGTTGAATATGCACATGAACGTGGTGTTTCTGTTGAAGCTGAATTAGGTACTGTAGGTGGCCAGGAAGATGACGTTGTAGCTGATGGCGTGATTTATGCAGATCCAATCGAATGTCAAAACTTAGTTAAAGCGACAGGTATTGACACATTAGCGCCTGCATTAGGCTCAGTACACGGACCTTACAAAGGCGAACCTAACTTAGGCTTTAAAGAAATGGAAGAAATTGGAGTTTCTACTGGTTTACCATTAGTTTTACATGGTGGTACAGGTATTCCTACACATGATATTAAAAAGGCGATTTCTTTTGGAACAGCTAAAATTAATGTGAATACTGAAAACCAAATTGCTTCAGCGAAACGTGTTCGCGAAGTATTAGATCAAGACAAAGAAGTGTACGATCCACGTAAATACTTAGGACCTGCACGTGAAGCAATTAAAGAAACAGTTATTGGTAAAATTAGAGAATTTGGTACTTCAAACAAAGCCGACAACATCAAAGGGTAA
- a CDS encoding DUF2529 family protein, with protein MSKMLTTQLTVVFNRLDDQALDIQMAAQSLIQAIGGEGHVYIKGYGDLKCFEPYILNSFEKLQSSLPLKDDATFEQLDSTDRVLLFGAEFSEEMASDLARLLKNDRDVVVITNKPKNQDLPDQMMHFINLSTPRPIVYTEDYDKVVTPHLMALNYVYYEIYTQMIEMIRDLDLA; from the coding sequence ATGTCAAAAATGCTGACAACACAATTAACAGTTGTCTTTAACCGCTTAGATGACCAAGCGCTTGATATTCAAATGGCGGCTCAAAGTCTTATTCAAGCTATTGGTGGTGAAGGACATGTTTATATTAAAGGGTATGGCGATTTGAAATGTTTCGAGCCATACATATTAAACAGCTTTGAAAAGTTACAATCAAGTTTACCATTAAAAGACGATGCCACTTTTGAACAGCTTGATTCAACAGATCGCGTCTTACTCTTTGGTGCAGAATTTAGTGAAGAAATGGCAAGTGACTTAGCTCGCTTATTGAAAAATGACCGAGACGTCGTTGTCATCACTAATAAACCTAAAAATCAAGATTTACCAGATCAAATGATGCACTTTATCAATCTTTCTACGCCACGTCCGATTGTATATACGGAAGATTATGATAAAGTCGTGACACCTCATCTTATGGCACTTAACTATGTATATTATGAAATATACACACAAATGATTGAGATGATTCGTGATTTAGACTTAGCTTAA